AGGACGACAGGCAGGGAGAAAGGAAGAGCGTTGAGTGGATAACCAGCGGACAGACTGAAAACTTTttatgtatgcgtgtgtgttttcttcatcCATTTTTTTCCGTGTAAGTATCTGctggtgttgtgtttttatgtgtggcCTACTGTTAAATCAAATCTGGTCCAGTCGGCGTCACTCCCCTATAATGGTACGAAGAGGATGAAATCTGACCTATAACTCTGTCATTGTAGAATTGATCAGCATCCAGACTGTTGGAATCTACATAACTATGTATGAATGATGAGTTGAAGGAGGAGGACATCATTAAGTCAGATGAATCCCATTGTTGTTTGCAACAGTGGACAGTAGCTTGACATATTGAGGCCACAGTTAgtggtgttgttttgtgttgtattgAGAGGTTTTTAGCCAGTAGAGCGGTGTAGCTCTGGGGTTGACAGAGCCAGGCGATCAGTTGGTATGTTGAAGGTTGACAGTTTTGCTTttgactgaaatatcttaactcattttcaatgaaatgccatgaaattttgtgcaGGCTTCCCTGATCCAAAGGGATGAAATGTTATAACTTTGGTGACcggatgatttttttatgaagcACTGGGGGTGGAATGGTACACAAAATTTACGTTTTGGTATGTTATTAAATGTTTGAAGTGTGCACACAGATACACCAGACTTGAGTTAAACAATGTCGGCATAAAGTTAAAGGGAAAGGGAATGGGAACGGGCTGCGTGAGTGGAGgcgtattcagttggttgcaatctgcaaccacaccactagatgccactaaatcctacacactggtcctttaagcacACTGACCCAAAATCAGATTAGTGAATTAACCGGGTTAAGAAATGTCTCGAACAATGTAGATGTGCCACTGACAAAGAGAACAACctacactctgtctctctctcttcccttctaTATACTCAGTAATCCAGAGAACACatggcttttgtgtgtgtgtgccatccCGACCGGTTAGACAACATGTCCATTCTTATCAAAACCCCACCTACTTATTCAGTTAGGTAGGCAACATCCTTATCCACTTCATACTGTACACCCACTGTCACACACCAAATGCACACGGATTCTGAgcatcctctcttcttttcATCTTCCTTTTTCCTTCTGAAGATGCTTCCTGTTCTTCACAGATAGCGTCTCTCATTACTATGGCGATCGCGTTAATGCAAAAACCTCATTGGTCctcatgtttctctctctctctctcaccagctTATTGTGTCTCCGTGCTCTCTAGAGGTCATTCTGTCACCGCtgagtgagagggagggagtgagggaggggTAAGAACTGATGattcagagagagggagacagacgtACTGGAGGACGAGACAGATAAAGGATGAGTCACAGTCTGGACAGAGAGCGGGATCCAGCTATGTAGTGGAAGAGGATTAAAGGGCAGGAGTGAATGACAGTTGGATTGTCCTGCATAGTCCTCAGGTTtaggaagaagagaaaagaaagctaTCGACCAAACATGGAGGCCATAGGTAAGACATTTATACTAAACACTGTTACTTAGAATGACTGGAGTGGTAGAAATGAGACAAGCAGGCAGCAGTGAGGAGGTGAAAGGTGAGGGCCTTACTGTCCAAGATGAGTCCACTCTTAACAGTGTTGTCAGAGTAAAAGCAAAGGAAGATATCCAGCAGTAGGGTCGGGGGATAGGACCTGATACAGTGAGACAATACATATTATCTAGCATCAAAGCTTTTGCcttactgtttagctggaatATCTCTGGGTGTAATAGGACATAGTGGGCAATGGTGCGAATCAATGAGCAGGACTGATTAATGGCACTGTTGGGTGTCGTTCCTATTTGGTTGTTTTATCCATTAAATTGATTTTCCCAAAAATGGACAATCagaatatctatttatttaaaaataatttaaatgaattccTTCATGCATTGATAGATTCCAATAAGAAGCatgtttatttgttgatttggAGACCAGGGAAAAGCAGTATAAACACAGTTGGCCTGGGTATCAAACCTCAATACGTCTTTTGCACTGGTTGAAATGAGTACTATCCCAGGCACAGAGTGTCTGAACTACGGGTGTACGAAAACATTGACTACATTGActatattacattttgtgatactgtattgattctcaaaatcTCTATCGTTTTTACTGAatagtttgcatgcaaagattgactcagtcaatactttatttaatttgcaaagatatgcaccctctcagtgttgGTGCCCTTTCatagtcagtggtggaagaagcactCGGATCCTTTACTCAAGAAAAAATAACGATAccacactgaaaaaaaatactgattacTGGTTCCTGATTTGAAATCTCAACCTTTCTAATTTTGGACTATTTTATTACAGCAAAGCTTGCATACAGTTGGTTGCTTTTGTTTAATGAACAAAAATGGGTTTTGTAGAAAATTCTTCATAATCCTAACAACGGTAAGGTATTTAAAAACACATCGTTTGGTGTCAGTGCCAACATTCAGGTATCACATTGGCTCCTATATCTGAAAAATGAGGATGTCTGTCTGATACCCAGTCTTATCCGCATGTGCTGCATTTATACAGACATGCTGTGTTGGCACTGTCTTGGTTTTTGAATTGGCCTTAAATTCAATTACCGGTCATGTGAAAGAGTTTTAAATTGGgatttctgaaagcttttaggTTGAGGAGTTTTCCAAGGTTGTGCTTGTGGAAAACTCTTCAGATGACACAGTTAGCTCAGTTTGTTTCATTTCCACAAAGGATTCATTCAGGGGAGAGATTATTGTGGAGTATTTCTTAGTCTTAAACTTGTTTTTCCATTTGTCTCTGTAGCTATCCTATAATATTACTACACTACATGTACAGGCACAGACAACCTGTCCAATTGCAGCAGACCAACACCACAGACATCACATTAGACCAAACCATTTTACACTGGTTAAGTCTGACATACTGATGTTTAAGGCTAGAAACAAATTGGTTTAGACATGGTTTGGTTCAGTTTGATCTGGTCAGGACCATAGACGATAAAATaagacgtagtctccgtgacgtcacccataggtttctgaagagccgttgtgaagctcgAAGTGGGCGGctctggccatcgccatcttggcagtgatgaCACAACCGAACTCCCAGCTAATccaacaagactcggtcaaaatcgagtatactgtatgtctggaccgtgtacggtcagtctgtgaatttgtggctaaaatgttacacaaatagtcagtggtcatgtctataattttaaatccagtggtacatgtccaccaggtccggtgaGGACACTAGGGGTAGAACTGGCTGTTCAAGCGGTGATGTACCCTCTCGTGAAATGCACCTgaaccaaaatctacttctgataacattttaagtgagaaacaggccatgccactgctgaatttggtttcattttagagctagatcgcctagtttcacagattggtccaagtttcgtgcgTCGGCTCTGgatgggctcatttgcataaaggactgttccccgccttttcattttgaaagagcagccaatgaggaaactccaacactcagccaaccaatcgtgtaacttcactTCACTCTCTttgtcagtcactcagtgacagacttttgcgtttgtcaGGCTGGCCCTCTACGGTCAAGctaaaaatgggcaaagaggtggatggTCGGTGAAGCTGAGGCGGGCCCGGGTGACGCAGCGAAGCAGACAGCTAGCATCTAGCATCTAGCAACCTGAGACgacacccacctgtcactcaaattGGCCAGCCCTCAATTATGCTTAACTTTACGTAATTTAAATGGTTGAGTTGTATAAATATTCAACCCCTGTACAGTGGTCATAACACAGGGAAATTATCTATAGAGACCACCCTTTAATTCATGCATTTAGGCACTAAAACTCCTACTTGCTCTAGTCAGTACACTCAAGGGTTTTGCTGATGCTACCTTTCTTGGtgtggtatgaccagtagcttataGTGGCTAATGTTACCAAACCGACACAAAGCACGTTTAATGACCACACATTATTTctcccttgtttcctctccatcAGTTTATCCAAtgggtggcagcagcagcagcaggttgttTGGTACGTTGGCCCAGTCACTGAACAGCGCCCCCCTGGCCCAACCAGACCTATACCCAGAAGAGAACCATGACCAGGACCTGGTCGAGACCAACCCGGACCAGCTGCTCAGAGAGTGTGAGGAGGCCCTGCAGAGGCGTCCGGCCCGGCCACATCGGGATCTGGTCTGTCCCAGCGGCATGGCGCCCTGCCCCCACAAGCACAACCCATCGATACGGATCATGCAGTGGAATATACTCGCACAAGGTAGAGATCTGTGGATAAATGATGAATTTTGAGGAATCCAGTAACATATAGAAATGTAAAAGTTGTATTCAAATTCAagggttgttttatttatttatttttgtaactttttctgaggttcatatttgtggttttgagtgaaatatcttgacagCTAATGGACGGATTGCCTTCAAATTTGGTTGAGAAGTTCATGCTCCCCTCATGATGAATTGTAAACACACTCATCTAATAccgtcatcaggtcaaaatttcaagttgtccagtactttggtttatgaccaaatacctgcagaactaagGACATcccccatcagcctcagctgcagttcgtgtttagtgctaattatgCTAACACGCTAATCTAAGATGTATTCCCATTTAGCTGAAAACACGGCTGTGCTGAAGtagagcctcacagagccgaggatgaaaagaaatgaatttgacataaaaactaatctctctctctgtctctctctctctctctttctttccagcTCTTGGTGAGGGGAAGGACGGGTTTGTCCGCTGTCCACTGGACGCTCTCAACTGGCAGGAAAGGAAGTACCTGATCCTGGAAGAGATCCTCACCTACCGCCCAGACATCCTGTGCCTACAGGAAGTGGACCACTACTACGACACTTTCCAGCCAATCATGGCCAGCCtcggttaccatggcaccttcCTGGCCAAACCCTGGTCTCCCTGTCTGGACGTAGAGCAGAATAACGGCCCCGACGGCTGCGCCCTGTTCTACCGCCGCTCACGCTTCTCTCTCCAGGCCACGGCTCACCTGCGTCTGTCGGCCATGATGCTGCCCACCAACCAGGTGGCCATCGTCCAGACTCTGCACTGCCAGATAACGGGCCGCCGGCTGTGCGTGGCCGTCACCCATCTGAAAGCTCGTAGCGGATGGGAGAGGCTGCGGAGCGCGCAGGGTGCCGACTTGCTGCAAAGTTTACGCAGCATCACATCCCACGCTGGCAGCCAGAACGAGGCGGCGCCAGGTGCCGTCCCTCTGGTGGTGTGCGGGGACTTTAACGCAGAGCCCTCAGAGGACGTTTACCGGCGCTTCAGCGCCTCCGCTCTCGGCCTGAACTCCGCGTACAAGCTGTTGAGCTCCGACGGACAGACGGAACCGGCCTATACCACGTGGAAGATCCGCCCCTCTGGAGAGAGCTGCAGCACTCTGGACTACATCTGGTATACCCACGATGCTTTGAGTGTGGAGCGCCTGTTGGACATTCCCACGGAGGAGCAGATCGGCCCAGACCGCCTCCCCTCCTACCACTACCCCTCTGACCATCTATCACTGCTCTGTGACGTGAGCTTCAGGGAGGAGCCCCATAGGTTGATGTAGGCAGCCCTGGACCAATAGGAGCACCGCTAGACGTGGACTGCTTGAAACAATACTCCACCTTTACTGTAGATCAGAGAGAGGACAGTGAACGTGACATCAGAGTGTGAATAATTTGCAATCATGGGACACAAACCACTTTCTGTAATGttgctattattatttaaaagatAGTCATAATGGGGGACATTAGAAGATCATCACTTCTGATGTACTTCTAGTTTTAACTTGGTATTTGATCCATCGACTGTAGAGATGGGTGAGCCTGTCAGTCCGCAGGTTCTTTGAGCTTTTTAACTAAactctctgttgttttttttaactgaacttcAGCTGATATGGCAGCTTAAGGGGTTCATCTGCTGAACTTTGAAAACTGTAAACCAACTGCAGTTAAGAACATTcttatttcattaatttattacattattctttatactttttttcagtTGGTTATACCATAATCAACCgtttttcctttagtgtttttaAATTTCGCAACCATCCTCGATGATTCCTGTTTGACTTTGGTAATCATGACAATGTTGTTGCTGTGACTACACTGAACATGAGGAGAAATGTTAAGATATAGAAATAAAGTCACTATTTTTACTCTTACTCGCATTGATTTCCTGGCTGGTTCAGTTTACTGATGAATAATTGTTTCTTTTGGTTcagcactctcacacacacaggcctcgATTCACACTGGTTTTATAGGAGCCACTTAATTAACTGTTTGGTATATAGGATTCGTCAACTGAAGActgctttttaataataataacagtaatagatTTAATTTGTACAGCAAAACATGGTAACACTTCATCATTAATAATGATAGTTGATTAAAatttaataaagttattttacagttaatgaattgctaattaataatgtttacaaaTTATTAGGAAAGCTATAActtgtgttattttatcattagtttgtgtaatgtgaaataatttgcttataaattacatattgtatcatagccgataagagatgataacaattacattctgattacattagtaaactatttattaacagtttattgaaGCACACAAtgcaacattttatatacactatattaagtatttgttaataattaccaaatgatttataAACCTTTGAGAaatcgtttgtaaaacatctataaacattacatagacagatggaccagaaatcaattattaaccattgacaattaaccatctatctatataatgtttataaatgtttacaactcaattattaaccattaacaaattgttacaaatatctggtccatccatctatgtaatgtttatagatgttttataaacaaatttcttaaaggtttattaacaaatacttaatatagtacataaactgttaaaataacaaattatagcattactaataagtcaacagtaaaataactattgacTTAAGTtaaattaactatcaatttaccatttattaattatggttgttataaagtgttacccagaacaaagttacaaagcgcttcacaacagcaaaataaaacagaatccaatcaaataaaagtaaatgaaagCATCATAAAAAGAACATAAATGTAAGAATAAACTAAAATATAGTACACTCTAAGATATTGAaattactacaaggaactttcagGTTGATCTTGGCGGCCCCTGCGGACAAAAGCGGTAggaccggcggagcagcgaggcggaGGCGAAACTCTGCTCCTTCCTGGAGGGGGAGTACAGAGGGTGccgagctctccacctcccatcggagctccgactgcaggtcgaaggtgTCAGTGAAgctggatctgggtctgtccgcggTGGGTTGGTCACTGTTGGAGGCCCtgctggagtctgagttgtgtgATTTTGTCGGAATCCAACCAGGGGCAacgatgacaagcattaataGACATGGCCATTATTCTCACTGATGGCAtggtttacttatgtaggtcatatacaggcatcagtattaaattgagaccgtttcataaccagttaaacaACTCCTTATAGTAACTAGGAATTGATAATTAGACATACATAGCAAGGAATTAATTAAg
This DNA window, taken from Sebastes umbrosus isolate fSebUmb1 chromosome 9, fSebUmb1.pri, whole genome shotgun sequence, encodes the following:
- the nocta gene encoding nocturnin isoform X2, translated to MTVGLSCIVLRFRKKRKESYRPNMEAIVYPMGGSSSSRLFGTLAQSLNSAPLAQPDLYPEENHDQDLVETNPDQLLRECEEALQRRPARPHRDLVCPSGMAPCPHKHNPSIRIMQWNILAQALGEGKDGFVRCPLDALNWQERKYLILEEILTYRPDILCLQEVDHYYDTFQPIMASLGYHGTFLAKPWSPCLDVEQNNGPDGCALFYRRSRFSLQATAHLRLSAMMLPTNQVAIVQTLHCQITGRRLCVAVTHLKARSGWERLRSAQGADLLQSLRSITSHAGSQNEAAPGAVPLVVCGDFNAEPSEDVYRRFSASALGLNSAYKLLSSDGQTEPAYTTWKIRPSGESCSTLDYIWYTHDALSVERLLDIPTEEQIGPDRLPSYHYPSDHLSLLCDVSFREEPHRLM
- the nocta gene encoding nocturnin isoform X1, with product MNPARRCSALLRSQLCVSSRGGLTARRPGAAPAPAGTRYCQSGVGGGGGGGGVKATSPPLKPTRASTTTGTAAVYPMGGSSSSRLFGTLAQSLNSAPLAQPDLYPEENHDQDLVETNPDQLLRECEEALQRRPARPHRDLVCPSGMAPCPHKHNPSIRIMQWNILAQALGEGKDGFVRCPLDALNWQERKYLILEEILTYRPDILCLQEVDHYYDTFQPIMASLGYHGTFLAKPWSPCLDVEQNNGPDGCALFYRRSRFSLQATAHLRLSAMMLPTNQVAIVQTLHCQITGRRLCVAVTHLKARSGWERLRSAQGADLLQSLRSITSHAGSQNEAAPGAVPLVVCGDFNAEPSEDVYRRFSASALGLNSAYKLLSSDGQTEPAYTTWKIRPSGESCSTLDYIWYTHDALSVERLLDIPTEEQIGPDRLPSYHYPSDHLSLLCDVSFREEPHRLM